From a region of the Bacillaceae bacterium S4-13-56 genome:
- the istA gene encoding IS21 family transposase: protein MNKWMQYLQIHQLNQKGFKVATIAKKLGISRNKVYNVLEQSPEEFEEWILTLGNRGKKLDSYQDLLLSWLHEHPDLSSAQVYDWLKERYNDLNIGESTVRRYVRNLREQYCIPKRITMRSYQAVEELPMGKQVQVDFGETNVKTANGTSQKLWFIGFVLAHSRYKYVEWRDRPFTTRDVIQCHEAAFEYFGGMPEEIVYDQDHLIAVSENAGDIVLTKEFQSYQQMRKFGIYLCRKSDPETKGKIENVVKYVKANFSKNRVFSSIDVWNDMCLAWLKRTGNFKIHPTTKKRPFEVHALEKQHLKTVSSQFSFENSYSNSITRNIQKDNVVKFQSNRYTVPTGTYRRKYSNRAYLEVTEEQRLLIRLSPDGEVIANHQIHNDKGALIQDPAHKRKKSTKLDTWEQELRKAFEDKDQIDLFFTILKEKYPRHRGDQLSILSNLILNEPKWINQALREAMKLQLRSANDLRDLLYALKQTEKHEKLSKELTNHQETNYSHITATTRDVGSYIAIMNGGKSA from the coding sequence GTGAACAAGTGGATGCAGTATTTACAAATTCATCAACTAAATCAGAAAGGATTTAAAGTAGCTACTATCGCTAAAAAGTTAGGTATCAGTAGGAATAAGGTATACAATGTGCTGGAACAGTCACCAGAAGAATTTGAAGAGTGGATTCTTACACTTGGGAATAGGGGGAAGAAATTAGATTCCTATCAGGATTTACTTTTAAGCTGGCTTCATGAACATCCAGACTTATCTAGTGCTCAAGTCTATGATTGGCTAAAAGAGAGGTATAACGATTTAAACATTGGTGAGAGTACAGTGAGAAGATACGTAAGGAATTTAAGAGAACAATATTGTATCCCAAAAAGAATTACTATGCGGTCATACCAGGCTGTAGAAGAACTTCCGATGGGTAAACAAGTACAAGTTGATTTTGGAGAAACAAATGTTAAAACAGCGAACGGTACATCACAAAAGCTGTGGTTTATAGGATTTGTATTAGCTCATTCTAGATATAAATATGTTGAATGGAGAGATCGGCCATTTACTACTCGAGATGTTATTCAGTGTCACGAAGCTGCATTTGAATATTTTGGTGGAATGCCGGAAGAGATTGTATACGACCAAGATCATTTAATAGCAGTAAGTGAAAATGCAGGTGATATCGTACTTACAAAAGAGTTTCAGTCCTATCAACAGATGAGAAAATTCGGAATCTATTTATGTAGAAAGAGTGACCCAGAAACAAAAGGAAAAATAGAAAACGTGGTTAAATATGTAAAAGCAAACTTTAGTAAGAATCGTGTTTTCTCGTCCATTGATGTATGGAATGATATGTGTCTTGCCTGGTTAAAAAGGACCGGAAATTTCAAAATTCACCCTACAACAAAAAAGAGACCATTTGAAGTGCACGCCCTGGAAAAGCAACACTTAAAAACAGTCTCTTCTCAATTCTCTTTCGAGAATTCCTATAGCAACAGTATAACAAGAAACATCCAAAAGGACAATGTGGTGAAGTTTCAGTCAAACCGCTACACGGTCCCAACGGGAACGTATCGTCGTAAATATAGTAATCGAGCTTATCTAGAGGTTACAGAAGAACAACGGTTATTGATTCGCCTATCTCCAGATGGAGAAGTTATAGCTAATCATCAAATTCATAATGATAAAGGTGCACTGATCCAAGATCCAGCACATAAAAGAAAGAAATCTACGAAACTAGATACTTGGGAACAAGAGCTCCGGAAAGCCTTTGAAGATAAAGATCAAATTGATTTGTTTTTTACTATTTTAAAAGAGAAATATCCAAGACATAGAGGAGATCAACTATCTATTCTTTCGAATTTAATCCTTAACGAACCTAAATGGATAAATCAGGCCTTACGGGAGGCTATGAAACTTCAGCTAAGAAGCGCAAACGATCTAAGGGATTTATTGTATGCATTAAAACAAACAGAAAAACATGAGAAGCTGAGCAAAGAATTAACTAACCATCAAGAAACTAACTATTCTCACATCACAGCAACTACAAGAGATGTAGGTTCATATATTGCGATCATGAATGGAGGGAAATCAGCATGA
- the istB gene encoding IS21-like element helper ATPase IstB, with protein sequence MTHPMTQLQDQCRSLRLAETAKELPDLLRKAESHQWTYHELIYEILSYEQACREEKLMAKLLKWARFPIQKTLDEFNLAEQRSISQKQFKQLRELLWLEQQFNIILLGPPGVGKTHIAIGLGMEAIQKGYQVMFIAMGELVHLLKTKEFSRKSQTLYKRLTESDLVIIDDMMYMAMDSKEANLFFHLINELYDKSSVILTSNKGPDEWGDLLGDQGITTAILDRLLHRVEVINFDDPSYRMKHRTTIFEQERITNI encoded by the coding sequence ATGACCCATCCAATGACGCAATTACAGGACCAATGCCGATCCTTACGGTTAGCAGAAACAGCCAAAGAATTACCTGACTTACTAAGAAAAGCCGAGTCTCATCAGTGGACCTATCATGAGCTAATATATGAAATTCTTTCGTATGAACAAGCATGTCGAGAAGAAAAGCTGATGGCTAAGTTATTAAAATGGGCAAGATTCCCGATTCAGAAAACATTAGACGAATTTAATTTGGCTGAACAGCGTTCTATAAGCCAGAAACAATTCAAGCAACTGAGAGAGCTCCTTTGGTTAGAGCAGCAGTTTAATATTATTCTATTGGGACCACCTGGAGTAGGAAAAACACATATTGCCATAGGGCTTGGAATGGAAGCCATACAAAAGGGTTATCAAGTCATGTTTATAGCAATGGGAGAACTTGTTCATTTATTAAAAACAAAAGAATTCTCAAGGAAATCTCAGACATTGTATAAGAGATTAACAGAATCGGATTTAGTCATTATTGATGACATGATGTATATGGCGATGGATTCGAAAGAAGCCAACCTTTTCTTTCATTTAATTAATGAATTATATGATAAAAGTTCTGTCATTCTCACATCAAATAAGGGACCAGATGAATGGGGTGATCTCCTTGGAGATCAAGGTATTACAACGGCCATTTTAGACCGTCTGCTTCATCGGGTAGAGGTTATAAACTTTGATGATCCTAGCTATCGCATGAAACACCGAACTACTATTTTTGAACAAGAAAGGATAACAAATATATGA